A genomic region of Cotesia glomerata isolate CgM1 linkage group LG9, MPM_Cglom_v2.3, whole genome shotgun sequence contains the following coding sequences:
- the LOC123271779 gene encoding prion-like-(Q/N-rich) domain-bearing protein 25 gives MSGYFDVNATACAKALGGSCSVNKDCAVKSSHCFEKTCRCNGGYIQYSESQCVAMELGTPCFDKSACDLIKNAHCFENQCSCNYNHVETNAFTCAPVLNATCSDDLKCAPENSVCIDHKCQCEFSYFPKSNYECVLLYLKQQCRIDEDCIDISYAKCSVAEKCICHKNYKRTGPKTCSPTLGGYCTSNRDCVTVNSECYRNQCHCSAEYTQRSDDLCSSVFLDQKCDIHKDCSKILDAECFNKKCQCRRGYTKFDDQKCLPLIGTSCTEHKECAVYNSNCVENTCQCLETYVSYTESQCLPTGIDVICYSNDDCEIPNTLCSRFQFCVCKKNYISMNSKLCVSILDAYCTINETCTTPNSGCINNKCQCSRGFIRGLYNDCLSATLGGACATDRDCKNITNAICIDEKCACKPDTFALTLSACTHVLNSTCSSSADCGIFASHCFENKCQCISDWAPLTDTSCAKRSTLVYCEDALECGEPWHSKCFQNRCVCNVKHIAVSELTCLPTLGGNCWRDDQCMTDNTHCIDFRCQCKPGFVSVAINICVAL, from the exons ATGAGCGGATACTTCGATGTCAATGCAACTGCGTGCGCAAAAGCTCTTGGTGGGAGTTGCAGTGTCAATAAAGATTGTGCTGTCAAATCCTCtcattgttttgaaaaaacttgTCGATGCAATGGAGGCTACATACAGTATTCCGAGAGTCAATGCGTAGCAA tggAACTAGGGACACCTTGTTTTGACAAAAGCGCTTGCGATCTGATAAAAAACGCGCATTGCTTTGAGAATCAATGCAGTTGCAATTACAACCACGTTGAAACGAATGCATTCACATGCGCTCCGGTGCTCAACGCCACCTGCTCTGATGACCTGAAGTGCGCTCCCGAGAACTCGGTCTGCATTGATCATAAGTGTCAATGCGAGTTCAGTTACTTCCCGAAGTCCAACTACGAGTGTGTCTTAC TGTACCTGAAACAGCAATGCAGAATTGACGAGGACTGCATTGACATCTCCTACGCAAAGTGTTCTGTCGCTGAAAAATGCATCTGCCATAAGAATTACAAGCGAACTGGCCCAAAAACTTGTTCGCCAACTTTGGGAGGTTACTGCACAAGCAACAGGGACTGTGTCACTGTCAATTCAGAGTGTTACAGGAACCAATGTCACTGTTCCGCAGAATACACGCAGCGCTCTGATGACCTCTGCTCATCTG TGTTCCTGGATCAGAAGTGCGATATTCACAAAGATTGTAGTAAAATATTAGACGCTGAgtgtttcaacaaaaaatgtcaatgcaGGCGAGGGTACACAAAGTTCGACGACCAGAAGTGCTTGCCCCTGATTGGCACAAGCTGCACAGAACACAAAGAGTGTGCTGTCTACAATTCTAATTGCGTTGAAAATACGTGTCAATGCTTGGAGACTTATGTTTCTTATACTGAGTCACAGTGTTTGCCGA CTGGCATTGACGTTATTTGCTACAGTAACGATGACTGTGAAATTCCGAATACACTTTGTTCAAGGTTTCAATTTTgcgtttgtaaaaaaaattacatcagcATGAACAGTAAATTATGTGTTAGTATTCTGGATGCGTATTGTACTATCAACGAAACCTGCACCACCCCTAATTCTGGGTGCATTAACAATAAGTGTCAATGCAGCCGAGGTTTTATCCGAGGGCTGTACAATGATTGCTTATCAG cCACGTTAGGCGGAGCCTGTGCAACAGATCGTGATTGTAAGAACATAACAAATGCAATTTGCATTGACGAGAAATGTGCGTGCAAACCCGACACATTTGCATTGACCCTGTCAGCCTGTACCCACGTGTTGAACTCCACTTGCTCGTCTTCCGCCGATTGCGGCATCTTTGCGTCGCACTGCTTTGAGAATAAATGTCAATGCATTTCTGATTGGGCGCCACTTACTGATACGTCGTGTGCAAAAC GTTCTACGTTGGTTTATTGTGAAGATGCACTTGAATGTGGCGAGCCTTGGCATTCAAAGTGTTTCCAGAACAGATGTGTCTGCAACGTGAAGCATATTGCTGTCAGTGAACTGACTTGCTTGCCGACTCTGGGCGGAAATTGCTGGAGAGATGATCAATGCATGACGGATAACACACACTGCATTGACTTTAGGTGTCAATGCAAGCCCGGTTTCGTTTCTGTAGCTATAAATATATGTGTtgcattataa
- the LOC123271783 gene encoding uncharacterized protein LOC123271783, producing MLKFLTTGLLLILCAWNVYSCIEKYGDCTNDRSCCQGYDCTLENAPRGGYGGEISYVCTPFNCIKEGDRCFRNETRCCPGLTCVNKGTPLGGYKEFDIIECTKS from the exons atgttaaaatttttaacaactgGTCTGCTGCTTATACTATGTGCATGGAATGTATATTCTTGCATTGAAAAATATGGCGAT TGCACGAATGATAGAAGTTGTTGCCAAGGTTATGATTGCACTTTGGAGAATGCACCTAGAGGTGGATACGGCGGTGAAATTAGCTACGTCTGCACTCCGTTCAACTGCATTAAGGAAGGTGATAGA TGCTTCCGTAATGAAACTAGATGTTGCCCAGGTCTTACATGCGTCAATAAGGGTACACCCTTAGGTGGATATAAAGAATTTGACATTATCGAATGCACTAAGAGCTAA